In bacterium, the genomic window GATCCCATTTGTCCTTGCCAGGAAAGATGATCGGGTTGGCGGGATGGCGTTGCCAGTTGGTGATGCCATCCTTGCTGCGGGCGAGGCAGATCCGCGCCGTGGGCTCATCCTGGAAGCCGATGTAAAACATCACATACCAGTCGCCGACTTTCTCGACCTGACAGGCCGTGACCTTATGCTTCTCCCACGGATTCTTAGGTTCGGCGGAGAAGATCGGGTTGCCCTCATGCTTCTTCCATGTCAAACCGTCCGGGCTGGTCGCGTAACCGATGGCGTTCGGCTCGTTTTGTTCACCGCCTGAATACCACATGCGAAACTGCTTAGCCGCTTCATCCCAGAGTACCGACGGACACATGACGGCAATGTTCTTTTCCCAGGGTTGATCGGCGGACAGCACCGGTTGGTCGCTCATGCGTTTCCACGTTACACCGTCGGAACTGGTAGCGTAGCCGATCCATGAGCGGCCCTTGGCCTGGCCGGTATACCACATGTGATACCCATCGCCGCGCTTCAGAACATAGGGCCGGTTGATGTCGTTCTCCCACCCCGTTTCCGGCCGCGGGCCGAACACGGCCTGCGGCGGCTCGCTCCAGTGGATGCCGTCCTTGCTCTCGACCAGCGCAATGGATTTCTTGGGGCGCCACGAAAGCCACATCCGGTAGGTGTCGCCTTCTTTTAAGACTGAAATGTCGAAGCACGTCCCGTATTTTCCACCCATCACCGGATTGCCCTCGAACTTCTTCCAGCCACCCGATGTTTCATGTTGCGGGGCATCGGATTTTATAAGCGGCGCACGTGGAGTGTCTGCCGAACTCACCAATTTCCTTTGAAGCACGCCGGTCATCTTCGCCAGCGTATCAGAAGCTGCGATTTCTTTACCGTCGGCCAATACCCTGAGGCCTTTTCCCCTGTTATACCGCTCGCCGGTCTTGTCGTAGAAAATGGTCAGCAGGTACCCGTGGTAGGGTACACGATCCAGGCAGAAGTAGTCCCACGTACCGACCGGCACGAGCGGATTGACCTCCACCGTATCGTCGGCCCTCGGACGCAGTCCGATCAAGCCGCTAATGACCAGATCGCAGTAGGTTGAATGGTTGTAATCTTTGCCTCGTTCTTCGCCGCCTTTTCCGGCATCCCACGTGCCGTTTTTCCACGTCTTCAGCCGCGTCCGGGAAATCCAGTCGCCGGTGGCCGGATTGAGGTTCTCGTCAATCCACGGCACAACCGTGCCATCGTCACGCTTGAGGCGCTGCGATTTGGCATAGATTTTCAGGAGATCGAAGTAGTCCTTCCTGCCGACAACGTCCTGCGTGTAGTTGTTCAGCAGGTTGGCCATCCCTGTCAATGTGATCGCGGTTGAAAACGGCCAGCTTGGCCCATTCCACTGGCACTCGTGGCCCGCGTACGACAGCGCGAACCTGGGATGACGCTGCTCGGCGGTGGTCGGACCAAACGGGGCATGGAATCCTTGCGGATCCATGATTTGTTTCCACGCAACCGACTTGTCGGCATCGGGAAGATTGAAATACCACGGCGTGAAACCGTGCAGTTCGCGGACGTCGGACAGCTTCGCGTTCCCGCCGCGGGGCAGGACCTTGAAGAATTGCGCCGCCGGATCCCACAGTTTATCCTGGGTCAACCGCTTGATCGCCTCCGCCTTGGCGCGGAAACGCTCCGCGACCTCTTTCTGCCCCGCCCGGTCTGCGATCCGGGCGATCGCCAACGCGTCGCCGTACATGTAACTGTTGATCGTGGCGCGGTAGCCGTTGCCGCCGATGGAGACCTCCATGCCGTCGAAGTTATCGGTCTGCCAGAAAAGGCCATTGGGGTCGAGCTTGGCTTTTTCCCATTCCCCGTAGTTCCGGACCAGGTCGGGCAACAACTCCTTCGCCATCCGGTCGTCGCCGGTGACTTGCAGGCGCGCCCAGATCGAATCCGCAACCCAGAAACTGTAACGCCGCGGGTCGCCGCCGCCGTGGAACCAGAACCGCGTATAGTCGTCAAGATACTTCGGATCCGCCAGCCAGCGGCCTTCATACAGGTGGTGGCCGGCGGCACAATTGATCGAGTTGAATTTCCCCGCCCAGCCGACATTCGGCAGAAACTCGTCCACAATATAACCGGCAGGCGTCTGTTTGATATGTTTCCGATACGTCCACCAGCGGAAGTAATACGCCGTCTGGATCTCCTCATCCGGGCAATCGAGCAGCGGAATGTTATCCTTCAGGAAGTCCCAAGCCAGGGCATTCGGGAAGGCGTTTTTGTATCGTTCGCCGTCATTCCGGGCAAAGTCCTCGGCGTAGTGCCGGAACGTCTCGGTCTTGAGTACGGATGCGTGCGTAAGAAAGGCGGGCCCGAAAACCAGGGCCGCCACGAGTATGTGTTTTGTTTTTTTCATTTCGTGTTCCTTATAATTTGAGTGTTGTATGTGGTTTATGGTTTCCCGATCTTCCCTGAGACTTCCACTTCACGGTGGCTCGGCCAAACCCCATCGGGCAGTCCGGTGTAAAGAACGCGCAGGAATCTGGCGCGGGGATTCGTCTCAAGAGGAATGGCCCACACCTGGTCTGAGGATGTCCGGGCAGACTGATCGGACGCCACCCGCCAGAGTTCGCCGTCCTCGGAGACTTCCACGCGGAAGCGGTAATTGACGGCCTTCTCGAAAGTGATCCTGACTTGCGAAACAAAGTAGAAATTTTCCAAGTCCACACGCCACCAGGCGGGCAAGGAGTTGCCAGCGGCGCACCAGCGGGTGTCCGGGTCTCCGTCGTTACCATGGCGGGCGGGATTCTTTTCCTCCTCGCTGCTGGCCGAAGTCGGCCGGCTGAGGGCAAGATTCACGGGGTTCGCGCCACGCATCTCGTCGCTCGGCGGTTCAGTAAGAGGGCCGGGATAGGGCCGCACGCGGCACGCCTGGCTCCTCCCCGCGTCCCAGGCAGGGGTTCCGGTCGTGGTTAGGGTGAGGGTGGCGTCCTCAAGCCCCGGTGAGGAGGCGCGGATCAGCGTGGCACCCCCGTGGTAAGAGCGGAACTCCATGGCGGCCAGACCCTCGCGAATATCAATGTCGGTGTTGTTCCGGAAAGTGATCGAACGCCCGGTGGGGAACTCGCCGGGACCTGAGACGACCTCCAGCGTCACCGGCGGACTGTTGTTGATGGGTTTGCCGCCCGCATCTAGCACGGAGACGATCAGTTGGCAGTCCTCGGTGCCGTCATTGGAAAACGTGGTGCGGTCGGCTTCCAGTTTGAGTTTGGCGGGCGTGCCGGCCATGGGCCATGGCGGCGGGGCAATGCCGAGGTAGGCATTGCGATACCAATACCAGGCGCGCAGCGGCAGGCGGAAATGATCGATCATCCCCATGCGGCCCATGTCACCGGCGATGCTGCCGTGGTGGAAGGCACACCACAGGGCTTCGCCGGAACGCCATTCAGGCTTCTCACCCTTGGTCTCACCCCAGCAAGGGTCGTAGATGCCGGGACGGTTGTCCACACGGCTGCCATACTCAGACACCACGCTGGGGATGCCGGGATTCGGAAATTTGGCGCCGTCGCCGTTATAGCTGGCGACATCGCCGATTTTGTCAAAGCCGCCGCGCTGTGCGCCGCCGACGGTTGCGGGGCGGGTCGGGTCCAGTTCATGGCTGAGTTTGATCATCTCCGACGCCAGAGCGAGGGCACGCTTGGTCTCAACGGTGAAAAACGGTTCGTTCGACATGCTCCAGATGATGACCGACGGATGGTTGCGTGCATCGAGGATCATCTCCTTGAGTCCGCGTTTGGCGTTTTCCTCGAATGGCAACCAATGCTCCTTGCCGGGCGGATAGGCACTGCTGTTCCAATAGCCCTCACCACGGAAGCCGCCCATTCCCCAGAAACAGTATTCCGACCAGAACAAAACCCCCAGTTCGTCGCAGGCCTCCAGGAACGCCGGATCGTGCGGGTAGTGCGAGCCGCGGATGAAATTCATCCCGGCTTCCTTGATCAACTTCACATCGCGCCGATGCCCGGTGTTGCATACGGCATCGCCCCAACCGGCATGATCCTGGTGCGCGTTGGCCCCGCGCAAACGCAAGGGCTCGCCATTGAGGAAGAATCCCTTGTCAGCCGTAAACTTGAACCAGCGAAGACCGGTTCTGACCGTGGTTTCATCCACCGTCTTTCCGTTCCCCACCACAGCCACTCTCACGGAATAACAGGACGGATGATCGGGATGCCAAAGCAGGGGTTTTTCGACCACCATTTCCGGGCTGTCAACCGTCACCGTCTGGCCGGCCGCAAGCGAACGATTTTCAGTCGCCGTCCGGGCCACCACCGTGGTGCCATCGGGCGCCACAAGCATCGCCCTAACGGCACATACGCGTGGTGACTTGCCCTCGTTGCTGAGTGTGACAGTCACTTTGACGAGTGCCCTATCCCTGGATACTTCCGGAGTGATCACCAAGACCCCGTTGCGCGGAATATGCAGCAGATCCGTGACCACCAGCTGGACATCCCGGTAGATGCCGCCGCAAAACACATGCTCGCCGGCCCGTGGCGGCAGGACCGGATCCCACCGGTTATCCACCCGCACGGCCAGCAGGTTCTCGCCGGTCCTGACCTGCGATGTTAGATCGACATCAAATCCGGTGTAACCGCCGTCATGCGTGCCAACCAGCACGCCGTTGAGGTAAACTGAGGTATGCTGGAACGAGCCCTCGAATTCGAGGCGGACCTGCTTCCCGGTCCAGCTTGACGGAACCGTGAAATGCTTCCGGTACCAGCCCTCGCCCACATAGAACGTGGAGGCCCGGAAATAAGGAATGCTGAACGAATGCGGCAACCCGATGGGTTCCCATGCGGAATCATCAAGCGACAGCCTTTCCCCGTCCTTCTTCACTCCCAGACGGAAGAGGAAATCGCGGTTGAAATTGATCACCTGACGAATCGATGCCGGATCCTTCGCGGGCAATGCCGGACCCTGGGCGGCATTACAAGTCAGACTTGATCCGATGAGGAGAAGCATAGTCCATATACCTGATGTTCTTGTCATTGCGATATTTCCATGCCAGCGTTCAATTTTCATTGATGTTTCACTTGCGTGACAGGTCGCCGCCGAGGCGGAGCACAGTCCCTGGCTTCATCTTCAGCTCCACAGTTTTTTCACCATAGCGTACCTGGCAGGCCTTGCCGGTTAGACTGCGCAGCGCCACCGAGGTCAGCTTGCCGTCCGCCCACGCCATGTCCACCTCGAAGCCGCCACGGGCACGCAGGCCCGTGACGCTTCCCGTGGGCCACGCCTTGGGCAAGGCGGGAAGCAGGTGCACCTCACCCGCCTGGCTCTGGAGCAGCATCTCGCACACCCCTGCCGTGGCACCGAAGTTGCCATCGATCTGGAAGGGCGGACACGAGTCGAACAGGTTAGGCATGATGTTGTTCTTCAAGAGTTCAGAATACATCTTGTACGAATGGTCGCCATCCAACAGCCGCGCCCAGAAACTGATTTTCCACGCCTTGCTCCAGCCGGTGCCGGAGTCACCGCGGGCATTGAGCGACACCTTGGCAGCAGCGGCCAGTGCTGGTGTTTGGGTCGGCGAGATCTGACGGCCCGGATGCAGGGCAAACAGATGCGACACGTGGCGGTGGGTATTCTTAGGGTCATCGCGGTCGACCATCCATTCCTGCAACTGGCCCCACTTGCCGATCTTCGGGACTAACAGCCTGTCGCGCAGGGCGGTGAGTTTCAGGCGATACTCGAAGTCCACGCCGAGCGCTTGCGAGGCTTCGATGGTGTTGTTGAAGAGATCCCAGACGATCTCCTGGTCGAACGACACGCCGTCTTCACGCGGCCCCTGCTCGGGTGAAAATCCCATGGGCGCCACCAGGGTGCCGTCGGGCAGAGCTTTGAGGCGGTCCTCCCAGAACTCGCACACTTCCTTCATCACCGGATAGGCCACAGTCTTGAGATAGGTCTTGTCACCCCCAAAGGCATAGTGCTCCCACAGATGCTGGCAATACCAGGCGCTGCCGGGCGTGTTCCATTCCCAACTCGATCCGCCGAAGATGTTATTCTCGGTCTGCACGGTCCACCCGCGCTTGGATTTGAAATGGGCCGACGTCTGCTCGGTGCGCACCTCGCGCAGACTGAAGATATAGTTGAGCAGCGGTTCGGCGCACTCCGGCAGGTTGGCGGTCTCGGCCAGCCAGTAATTCATCTGGATGTTGATGTTGGAGTGATAGTCGCAGCGCCACGGCGGCTTGTTGCTGTTATTCCAAAGCCCCTGCAGATTGGCCGGTAAGGCGCCGTGCGACGAACTGATGAGCAGATACCTGCCATATTGGAACAACAGGTTCTCCAATTCCGGATCCTGCGCGTTGGCTTGCTTGTACGCGGCTAGCCGCTTGGGGGTCGACAGGGCTGCGATGGCGACCGCCGTCTTGCCGTTGTCCAGGCGGACCCGGTTGAACAGCGCCTGATACTCCTTGACGTGCGCGGCCAGCAACTCGGTGTAGGGACGTTTTGCCGCCTTGTCAAGTTGCTCAGTCACCAGGCGGTGTGGCGCCTCACCGGTCCTCCAGCCTTTGCTGCGCTGGTTGAGGTAGTCCGTGCCGGCACCCACGATGAGCGTCAGGCTCGTGACGTTCTGGAACGCGATGCCCGCAGGTGTCGCGGTTAGCGTGCCGCCCTCGTTGAGAACCAGAATCTGTGATTCATACTGCAGACCGTTCTTCAACTTGCCCGCCGCTGTGAGCCTGTGAGGCGCGATGATGGGGCTGGCATTGTGCGCATCCTGGATGGTGAGGGTGCCGGAGTGGCTGCCCGGCTTGTCGGCGGTGAAGCGAAACACCATGACCTGGTCGGGAAAGCTGGCAAACGACTCGCGCCGATAGGTCACCCCATCGCTGACATAACTCACCGCATGTACCGCCCGGCTGATGTCCAGTTCGCGGCGGTAATTTTCAGCGGGCTTGGCCAGCGGCAGTGCCACCCCGAACCCGCCGAGATTCTGATACATGCCCGAGTCCTTTTCGTCACCCTCCCACAGGCTGGACTCGTTGAGTTGAACATTCTCCCTCTCGGCCGCGCCGAAGATCATCGCGCCCAAGCGACCGTTGCCGATCGGTAGCGCTTCCGGCTCCCAATTCGTAGCCGGGCGGTCATACCACATGACCTGGTTGGGTTGCGTGGCGGGCTGGACTGCCTGGCCAAACGCCAGCGGTGCCATTAACATCGCGACCATTCCACAAAATCGGGCATATTGTATATTCATGCAGAACACTTTGCTTGCCGGTGCCACTATGATCTGGCTCGTTTTGATTTGATTCCTCATTTTGTGTTTTTTCCTTTCAATTACGATTAAGATTACGATTAGGATTTCTTATTTCATGATATTTGGGGACACCATACTTATTCCCATCAGCGCCTGCATGTTTATGACCCACAAATTCTTTTGAAGATGCCTTACTTCATCAACTCCGCGAGTTTCGGGCCAATCGCATCGGCCCAGATCTGGTAGGCGGCGGCGGAGAGGTGGAGAAAGTCGGGCATGATCTCCTTGGTGAGGGAGCCGTCGGGCTGCAGGAATTTGTCGCCGATGTCGAGGAAGAAGATGTTCTTGCCGTCGTCGAGCTTGGCGATGATGGCGTTGACCTGCTTGCGCTTGTCGTTGGGGGCGCCGAGCTTGCCCGTCGGCCAGTCGCCGCGCGGGAAGATGGCGAGCAGGAGGATCTTGGCCTGCGGCTGTTTGGCACGAATCGTTTCGACGATGGCGGTGATGCCTTTGGCGATGTTTTCAGCGGGATCGCTACCGACGTTGTTGATGCCGATCAAGAGGACGACGGCCTTGGGCGTGATGCCGTCGAGTTCGCCGTTGGTGATGCGCCAGAGGACGTGCTGCGTGCGGTCGCCGGCGATGCCGAAGTTTGCGGGCTGGTAAGCACTGAAGGCTTTGTCCCAGATCATCTTATGGTTGCCCCAGAAGTCGGTGATGGAGTCGCCAAGGAACACGAGCTGTGCCTTGCCTTCCTTCGCGATGCCCACAAATTTTTCATGCGCGGCGGCAAAGCGGGCGTCCACTTTGCCATCAGGCCCGAATTTTTCGGCGGCGACATCCGGCGGCTGCGGCAGCAGTTTGACGGCCGGAACGGCGGGCTTGGCGGCGGGTCGCGGCAGGAGCGCGTCACATTTTTTCTGCAGCGCCCCGGCGATCAATTGGTAGCCCTCACTCGACCAGTGGAGCGTGTCGCCGCAGGCGAGGTTGAGGTGATCCTTCAGCAGGGCGTAGAGATCCACGCTGTCCACCCCCTCCTCCTTCATGACTTTCTCAGCCAGCGTGTTGATCCGGATGACAATGGGATTGAGCTCGCCTAGGCCGGTGACCGGGCTGCCCTTCGCCGTGACCGGCGTCGTGGAGGCCCAGACCAGCTTGGCTTTCGGAGCACCCTTGCGGAACGCCTGGACCATGTTGCGCAGGACGGCCTCGATCTGCGCGTCCGAGACCTTGTCCGGCGACCAGCTCAGCGAATGCAGCCCGTTGTTGAAGATGATGATGTCGAACGGTGCAGCCGCTGCGGCCGCCTCAAACGCGGCGGTCGGGAACCCGCCCACGCCGCCGACGAAATGGCACCAGTTATAACAGTAGGCCTTGTCCTTCATGAGCGCGGAAAAGGGCTCCCCGTATCCATAGGAAATGGAGTCGCCATAATAGAGGATGCGCGGCAGCGGCTTGTCGATCTTTCCCGGCACCCGTATCAGCCAGCCCGGCCCGCCGATGTAGCCGTTCTTCAACGTGTCCGCCGACTCGCCCGGCAGGTAATACTTGGTGTCCGGCCCGTAAACCTTCAGGCTGAGTATTTCATAGCCTGAGAGCGCCTTCATACCCTTCCGGCCCGGCGTGCGCCCCACCCAGATCGGCGCGAGATTCGGCGAGATGCGCAGCAGATACTGCGGCCCGGCCGCATTGTTCTGATACTCCGCCACCACACCATCCCGCACGGCAAAGACGAACTTCCACACCCCATCTTTGGACCACCACGAAAAACGGTTCCCCTCATACGTGACGCCGTTCACCGTCGTCACCACTCCCCACTTGAACGCATCGACCGCGAACCCCGTATCGGAAACCCGCTGGTCCAGCAACTGCAGCGTGCGGCCATCTTCTATCGCACCGAAGCGGATTTCCATTGTGATCGTGAAGCAGGAGGGGTCCGTAATCGCGCTGTTGGGGATGGCGAACGCGCTCTCTCCGTCCATCATGACACGCCCGTCCACCCGCTCGACTCGCCCGGTTGTGGCCGCAAACGCATCCTTGGCCAAATCCCATACCGGTACCGGCACCTTCGCCGGCTCGGCCGTCACCGTTCCCGCTCCCACCGCCATCATCACGCAAATCCCATATATCCAACTTTTCATCGTTCGATCCCTTTCATTAGCATCCCATAGAAATCCTAATCTTAATCTTAATCCTAATCTTAATCGTAATCCATTGTCCCCAAGAGGATTACGATTATGATTACGAGCCAGAAAAGTCTCTTAAGTACGCGTCATTTCACTAAGAGGCCTTCCCCTGAATCACCCGAACCCCGAAGCCTTCCAACGTCAAGGCACCGGATACGGCTTCACCTGTCATCATATCCGTGAAGGCGCCATCGGGTGGCAGATCCACACGCTGGGGCTGTTCGTTAAAGTTCATCACGAAGATAAAATCCCGTTCCCCATCACTGCGCCGCTGGGCGGTAACCCCTGCGGGCAGGTCCACCGGGAGCGCCCGTACAAGCTTCAGGTCATTTGCCAGAACCCCATAGAAATCATCCAGGAACCGTTCCCCCATCCTGGCGGCATGATAATAGGCCCGCCCTTTTCCGAAAGCATTGACCGTCACCGCCGGTCGGCCGGCATAGAAATCCTTGGCATAGGTCGCGAGGGTTTCCGCGCCCTCGGCGTGGATCAGGTCGCAGAAGATGTGCGCGGGATACTCGCCGGAGAGCCCCATCGGATTCCCGGGCCCGAACCTCACGGCATTGGTCGCGCCAATGGCGAGGGCATCAATTTCCTCGGACCAGAGCCCCAGCATCCGTCGCAACGGACCGGGGAAGCCGCCCAGGAAACAAAGATCGTTCTCGTCCACCCACCCGCTGAGATAGGTCGCCACGACCACGCCACCGGCCTTCACGAACGCTTCGAGCCGATCCGCCACGCCCGGACGCAACAGGTAAAGCATCGGGGCGATCACGAGTTTATAACGCGATAGCTCCTGATCCATATCGATGACATCGAAGGGAATCCCCCGCGTCCAGAACGGAGCGGCATGGGCGATGCAGGTACTCAGGTACCGCTTCTCGCCGTCATTGCGGGGCCCCTTCGCATCCTCCAGCGCCCAGCGGTTTTCCCAGTCAAATACCACCGCCACCTCCACCGGCGTCGCCGAACCGGCCACCGGCGTGAGCCGGCGCAAGTCCCGGCCCAGTTCCGCCACGTCGCGGAATACACGGGTGTGTTCATGTCCCACATGATCCACCACCGCCCCATGGAATTTTTCAGAGGCCCCGCGGCTCTTGCGCCACTGGAAATACATCACCGAATCGGAGCCGTGCGCGACGGCCTGCAGGGACGAAAGCCGGTGCATGCCGGGTCGTTTCAACGTGGACACCGCCTGCCAGTTGGACACGCTCGGGGTGGACTCCATCAACAGGAACGGCTGCCCGCCACGCAAACTGCGGTTGATGTTGTGCATGAAGGCGACGAACAGCCCCCAGTGCGCCTCCAGCCGGTCCGGCCAGAGGGGTTCAGCGCCATCCCGCACGCTGTTGAGCAGGGAGTATCCCGCAGGACCCGTATGCCAGAAAGGATAGCTGTCCCACGAAATCACATCCAGGTGGGGTGCCAGTTTCCAGTAATTGAGGGCCGGGTAGTCTCCCATGAGATTGGTGGTAACCGGCACGCCGGGTGCCCCTTGCCGGAGGGGTTCAATCTCGTGGCACATGAAGTCAACCGTCTGGTCGGTGACAAACCGCTTCCAGTCGAGGTTATGGCCATGCACCAGGGTTTCGCCATGCGGGGCAGGCGATTCGATCTGCTCCCACGCCGTATAGGTGTGGCTCCAGAAGCTGGTGTTCCACACCTCATTCACCCGCTTCAGGTCATCACCGTAGCGGCGGCGCAGCCAGAGCCGGAACGCCTCCTGGCAAAGCGGACAATGGCACTCGCCGCTGTACTCGTTGGAGACATGCCAGAGCAACAAGGCGGGGTGTTTCCCATAACGTTCGGCAAGCCGGGCATTGATCAGGCGCACCTTGTCCCGGTAAACTGGCGACGTGGTGCAATGATTGTGGCGCACGCCATACAGATTACGGACCCGGTTCGGCCCCACGCGCAGGACTTCGGGATACTTTGCCGCCATCCAGGCGGGCCGGGCTCCACTCGGGGTTGCCAACACCACCCGGACGTCATGCGCCGCAAGGTCATCGATCGTCCGGTCCAGCCAATCAAATGTGAACACCCCCTCCTCGGGCTCCAGGGCGGTCCAGGCAAAGATGCCCACGCTCATGACATTGCAGTTCGCCAGGGGCATCATCCTTAAATCTTCACGAAGGATATCCGGCCGGTTCAACCACTGGTCGGGATTATAATCCCCGCCATGAAGAATCTGTGAAAAACGGCAGTGGGTCTCAGGGGCACTCCTCATCATCCTATTCATCCTTTCCTTTGGAATAATACCACTCCTGCGGGATCGGCTGTTTCTCCAGGCCCGGACCGGAGACGAGCAGTTCGGGAACCGTCCCGCCCCACATGGTGTTTTCCCTCATCCCCGGGTGATTGAAGCGCTCGGCGGCATCGGTGCGGTAGTCGACATAGATCGCCTTGAAGGGCTGCATTCCTTTTTTGAGCGCCACGCTCCAGGTGCCGTAGCCGTGCCGGGTCGTGGCCGGGTACCACTCGTTGAGGCTGCCGGTCGGACGGTTGCCGGAGAATTCCTGGCCGACAAAGAGCCGCAGGGCGTATCCCGGCTCGGCTTTGGAGAGGATCAACTCCTGCGGAGCGTGGAAGGTGTAGATTCCGTCCTCAGGCACCGCGAGGTAGCCGGAATAGGTCCAGCCGAAGGCTTTCTCCGCGTTGGGAGCGCATCGTTCGAAGAGCTTCTTGACCGTGAACGTCTTCTGCGGTTGGACCCGGTGCGGGAAGAAGATCATATCGCGCCAATCCCCTTCGCAATACTCCGCCTTCAACCCGGGCATGGCCTTGGGCGCTCCGAGCGGGGCCACGGCTTCCGCCGGTTTCTGGAGCGTGAAATAGGCCGAGGCGGTCACGGTGGCATGGGTGCCGGCCAGGTTTTCGGGCAGACGCTCGAGTCCTTTCCTGAAGGCGCGGGCCTTCACCGCCACGGTGTTGTCGATCATAAACGGTCCGGCATAGAGCGCCGACTGCAGATCGGGTTCGGTCCCATCCAACGTGTAACGGATCTCCACCCCCCCGGTCGCGCAGCTCAGGCTCACCGGCTGCGGACCGCTGATGACGTTGCAGGCCGGCTCGATTTTCACCGGGGCAATCGGGGTGAGGATGGCTGCCCCCGGGCGCACTTTCCCCTTGTCGAGCGCAAACTCGAAGTCGGTCGCGGCCGGCTTCTTCCTTTGGAACTTCCCGCAGCCGAGCACAAGGCCGCCCGCCTGAGAGCTCACCAGCAGCGCCTCGGCTTTCGCCGAAACGTCCGCCACCTTCATCTCCGCCTCCCCCTCCAGCGCGGCCATAAATGACAGGCTCTTCCCCTTGGCAAGGGTGGCCTTGAAGCCGCGGGTGGTCTTCCCGTCGCCCAGCGGCTCGGTCGAGACGATCTGCGGGATGGCTCCGGTCGGCACCGCCTCGATGAGCGAGATGACCAGGTCATTGCCCGGGCTCTTCCAGCTGCCGCTGACCCGGAGGAAATCATAGAGCTTGTAGTTCAGCGTGTAGTCCTCCTTGATCGCCTCCCCGTCGTTTCTTTGCGTGCTGAACTCCATCCGCGGACCGAAATGGAGGATCGCCACGTTGGGCATTTCCGCGCCGGCGGTGATCACGCTCTGGCTGCCATTCGCATCGATCGCAATCGTCTCGGGCGTGAATGTTTTTCCGCTGACGCGCGGAGTCC contains:
- a CDS encoding glycoside hydrolase family 2 TIM barrel-domain containing protein; amino-acid sequence: MLLLIGSSLTCNAAQGPALPAKDPASIRQVINFNRDFLFRLGVKKDGERLSLDDSAWEPIGLPHSFSIPYFRASTFYVGEGWYRKHFTVPSSWTGKQVRLEFEGSFQHTSVYLNGVLVGTHDGGYTGFDVDLTSQVRTGENLLAVRVDNRWDPVLPPRAGEHVFCGGIYRDVQLVVTDLLHIPRNGVLVITPEVSRDRALVKVTVTLSNEGKSPRVCAVRAMLVAPDGTTVVARTATENRSLAAGQTVTVDSPEMVVEKPLLWHPDHPSCYSVRVAVVGNGKTVDETTVRTGLRWFKFTADKGFFLNGEPLRLRGANAHQDHAGWGDAVCNTGHRRDVKLIKEAGMNFIRGSHYPHDPAFLEACDELGVLFWSEYCFWGMGGFRGEGYWNSSAYPPGKEHWLPFEENAKRGLKEMILDARNHPSVIIWSMSNEPFFTVETKRALALASEMIKLSHELDPTRPATVGGAQRGGFDKIGDVASYNGDGAKFPNPGIPSVVSEYGSRVDNRPGIYDPCWGETKGEKPEWRSGEALWCAFHHGSIAGDMGRMGMIDHFRLPLRAWYWYRNAYLGIAPPPWPMAGTPAKLKLEADRTTFSNDGTEDCQLIVSVLDAGGKPINNSPPVTLEVVSGPGEFPTGRSITFRNNTDIDIREGLAAMEFRSYHGGATLIRASSPGLEDATLTLTTTGTPAWDAGRSQACRVRPYPGPLTEPPSDEMRGANPVNLALSRPTSASSEEEKNPARHGNDGDPDTRWCAAGNSLPAWWRVDLENFYFVSQVRITFEKAVNYRFRVEVSEDGELWRVASDQSARTSSDQVWAIPLETNPRARFLRVLYTGLPDGVWPSHREVEVSGKIGKP
- a CDS encoding glycoside hydrolase family 95 protein, which produces MRNQIKTSQIIVAPASKVFCMNIQYARFCGMVAMLMAPLAFGQAVQPATQPNQVMWYDRPATNWEPEALPIGNGRLGAMIFGAAERENVQLNESSLWEGDEKDSGMYQNLGGFGVALPLAKPAENYRRELDISRAVHAVSYVSDGVTYRRESFASFPDQVMVFRFTADKPGSHSGTLTIQDAHNASPIIAPHRLTAAGKLKNGLQYESQILVLNEGGTLTATPAGIAFQNVTSLTLIVGAGTDYLNQRSKGWRTGEAPHRLVTEQLDKAAKRPYTELLAAHVKEYQALFNRVRLDNGKTAVAIAALSTPKRLAAYKQANAQDPELENLLFQYGRYLLISSSHGALPANLQGLWNNSNKPPWRCDYHSNINIQMNYWLAETANLPECAEPLLNYIFSLREVRTEQTSAHFKSKRGWTVQTENNIFGGSSWEWNTPGSAWYCQHLWEHYAFGGDKTYLKTVAYPVMKEVCEFWEDRLKALPDGTLVAPMGFSPEQGPREDGVSFDQEIVWDLFNNTIEASQALGVDFEYRLKLTALRDRLLVPKIGKWGQLQEWMVDRDDPKNTHRHVSHLFALHPGRQISPTQTPALAAAAKVSLNARGDSGTGWSKAWKISFWARLLDGDHSYKMYSELLKNNIMPNLFDSCPPFQIDGNFGATAGVCEMLLQSQAGEVHLLPALPKAWPTGSVTGLRARGGFEVDMAWADGKLTSVALRSLTGKACQVRYGEKTVELKMKPGTVLRLGGDLSRK
- a CDS encoding GDSL-type esterase/lipase family protein — encoded protein: MKSWIYGICVMMAVGAGTVTAEPAKVPVPVWDLAKDAFAATTGRVERVDGRVMMDGESAFAIPNSAITDPSCFTITMEIRFGAIEDGRTLQLLDQRVSDTGFAVDAFKWGVVTTVNGVTYEGNRFSWWSKDGVWKFVFAVRDGVVAEYQNNAAGPQYLLRISPNLAPIWVGRTPGRKGMKALSGYEILSLKVYGPDTKYYLPGESADTLKNGYIGGPGWLIRVPGKIDKPLPRILYYGDSISYGYGEPFSALMKDKAYCYNWCHFVGGVGGFPTAAFEAAAAAAPFDIIIFNNGLHSLSWSPDKVSDAQIEAVLRNMVQAFRKGAPKAKLVWASTTPVTAKGSPVTGLGELNPIVIRINTLAEKVMKEEGVDSVDLYALLKDHLNLACGDTLHWSSEGYQLIAGALQKKCDALLPRPAAKPAVPAVKLLPQPPDVAAEKFGPDGKVDARFAAAHEKFVGIAKEGKAQLVFLGDSITDFWGNHKMIWDKAFSAYQPANFGIAGDRTQHVLWRITNGELDGITPKAVVLLIGINNVGSDPAENIAKGITAIVETIRAKQPQAKILLLAIFPRGDWPTGKLGAPNDKRKQVNAIIAKLDDGKNIFFLDIGDKFLQPDGSLTKEIMPDFLHLSAAAYQIWADAIGPKLAELMK